A genome region from Setaria italica strain Yugu1 chromosome III, Setaria_italica_v2.0, whole genome shotgun sequence includes the following:
- the LOC101766324 gene encoding probable amino acid permease 7: protein MAHDGSHSLELAAAPELDDDGHTPRTGNLWTCFAHIITAVIGCGVLALSWSVAQLGWVGGPVAMVCFAFVTYISAFLLSHCYRSPDLEKRQRNYTYMDAVRTHLGEKRTWLCGLLQYLNLYGTAIAYTITTATCLRAIKRANCYHNEGHGAPCDAHDEHFYMLLFGAAQLVLSFIPNFHNMTWLSVVAAIMSFTYATIGLGLGLAKTIENGTIKGSIAGVPMSTPAQKVWRVAQAIGDIAFAYPYTLVLLEIQDTLKSPPPESETMQKGNVIAVLATTFFYLGVGCFGYAAFGNAAPGNLLTGFGFYEPYWLIDFANACIVLHLLGGYQMFSQQIFTFADRCFTAKFPNSAFVNRFYAVRVPGLPAASYKLNLQRLCFRTAYVASTTGLALLFPYFNEVLGVLGALIFWPLVIYLPVEMYCVQRGIPPWTRGWVALQAFSALCFVVGTFAFVGSVEGVIRKRLG, encoded by the exons ATGGCTCACGACGGCAGCCACTCCCTGGAGCTCGCCGCTGCCCCCGAGCTCGACGACGATGGCCACACCCCGCGCACCG GGAATCTATGGACGTGCTTCGCGCACATCATCACCGCCGTGATCGGGTGCGGCGTGCTCGCGCTCTCGTGGAGCGTCGCGCAGCTGGGATGGGTCGGCGGCCCCGTCGCCATGGTCTGCTTCGCCTTCGTCACCTACATCTCGGCCTTCCTGCTGTCCCACTGCTACAGATCCCCTGACTTGGAGAAAAGGCAGAGGAACTACACCTACATGGATGCCGTCAGGACGCACCTAG GGGAGAAGCGCACCTGGCTCTGTGGCTTGCTCCAGTACTTGAACCTGTACGGGACTGCAATTGCTTACACCATCACTACCGCGACTTGTCTCAG GGCGATCAAGAGGGCCAACTGCTACCACAACGAAGGGCACGGCGCCCCCTGCGACGCACACGACGAGCACTTCTACATGCTGCTGTTCGGAGCAGCGCAGCTGGTGCTGTCCTTCATACCCAACTTCCACAACATGACGTGGctctccgtcgtcgccgccatcATGTCCTTCACCTATGCCACCATCGGGCTCGGCCTCGGACTCGCCAAGACCATAG AAAATGGGACGATCAAAGGAAGCATCGCCGGCGTTCCGATGAGCACGCCGGCGCAGAAAGTTTGGCGAGTGGCTCAAGCAATCGGCGACATCGCGTTCGCCTACCCGTACACCTTAGTCCTACTGGAAATACAG GACACTCTGAAATCACCGCCACCTGAGAGCGAGACGATGCAGAAGGGCAACGTCATCGCGGTCCTGGCGACCACCTTCTTCTACCTCGGCGTCGGTTGCTTCGGGTACGCCGCCTTCGGCAACGCCGCTCCGGGCAACCTCCTCACCGGCTTCGGCTTCTACGAGCCCTACTGGCTCATAGACTTCGCCAATGCCTGCATCGTGCTCCACCTGCTAGGTGGATACCAG ATGTTTAGCCAGCAGATCTTCACGTTCGCCGACCGTTGCTTCACGGCGAAGTTCCCGAACAGCGCGTTCGTGAACAGGTTCTACGCCGTGAGGGTGCCGGgcctgccggcggcgagctaCAAGCTGAACCTGCAGCGGCTGTGCTTCCGGACGGCGTACGTGGCGAGCACGACGGGGCTGGCGCTGCTGTTCCCCTACTTCAACGAGGTGCTGGGCGTGCTGGGCGCGCTCATCTTCTGGCCCCTCGTCATCTACCTCCCCGTCGAGATGTACTGCGTCCAGCGGGGGATCCCGCCGTGGACGCGCGGCTGGGTCGCGCTCCAGGCATTCAGCGCCCTCTGCTTCGTCGTCGGCACATTCGCGTTCGTCGGTTCCGTGGAGGGCGTCATCAGGAAGAGGCTCGGGTAG
- the LOC101765365 gene encoding LOW QUALITY PROTEIN: uncharacterized protein LOC101765365 (The sequence of the model RefSeq protein was modified relative to this genomic sequence to represent the inferred CDS: substituted 2 bases at 2 genomic stop codons), with product MAASDGSTGPVPNEREKTQAAATELVGGSNTGTEEKQQRNTLAAAAGEGFSSLPAAPITSTPPLPPRCQPLPSSGKRRRISKVAAKDPRRNLPTVVKPKDPYTAESVSSPREKALIREAARSVVSVSAIAHDGKFINQCTGICIGWKETKKCARILTSSGVVCTLDPKFKLHICLPNRAAVEGXLLFFNQHYDIALLEISSXSDLPLQTPSFGSNPNYGQEVFMLGRGEESNLVARHGKILWFEDPDDLVCNYHMFLNCEPPKGGTGGPVIDNDGNVAGMAFDNGGPNLSILSISTILTYIEMWMKFSCIARPVHGLSLRTVELLDVSLQEVISLDHNINNGYIVDRVDIGSTAEKLGIRYGDVIVSFDGLRVQTLPQLEDYLLSLGWGFLQGNTDSSSTVDLKMRRGCWE from the exons ATGGCGGCAAGCGATGGCAGTACGGGGCCGGTGCCTAATGAGAGGGAGAAGactcaggcggcggcgacggaatTGGTGGGCGGGAGCAACACAGGCACCGAGGAGAAGCAGCAGAGGAACACGCTGGCAGCCGCAGCAGGAGAGGGCTTCAGTTCCTTACCTGCTGCACCCATTACCAGCACCCCGCCGCTACCTCCTCGCTGCCAGCCACTCCCCTCGTCTGGCAAGCGGAGGAGGATCTCCAAGGTTGCTGCAAAAG ATCCTCGTAGAAATCTTCCTACTGTGGTGAAGCCCAAAGACCCATATACTGCCGAGAGTGTCTCCAGCCCAAGAGAAAAGGCACTTATCCGGGAAGCGGCACGCTCAGTCGTTAGCGTCTCCGCCATTGCACACG ATGGGAAGTTCATTAACCAATGCACTGGCATCTGCATCGGTTGGAAGGAGACCAAGAAGTGTGCTAGAATATTAACTAGTTCTGGAGTTGTATGTACACTTGATCCCAAATTTAAG CTACACATTTGCTTGCCAAATAGGGCCGCCGTAGAGGGATAACTCTTGTTCTTCAATCAGCATTATGATATTGCTTTATTGGAGATCTCGTCCTAGTCAGACTTACCTTTGCAGACCCCCTCTTTTGGATCTAACCCAAACTACGGTCAGGAGGTTTTCATGTTGGGTAGGGGCGAAGAGTCTAATCTGGTGGCTAGGCATGGGAAAATCTTGTGGTTTGAAGACCCAGATGATTTAGTGTGCAACTACCACATGTTTCTTAACTGTGAACCTCCTAAG GGTGGCACTGGAGGACCGGTGATTGACAATGATGGCAATGTCGCTGGGATGGCATTTGATAATGGTGGCCCAAATCTTAGTATTCTTTCCATCTCCACCATCCTTACATACATTGAAATGTGGATGAAGTTCAG TTGTATTGCTCGCCCTGTACATGGTTTGAGCTTGAGAACAgtggagctgctggacgtgtcACTCCAGGAGGTGATCTCTCTTGATCACAACATCAACAATGGGTACATTGTAGACAGG GTAGATATTGGTTCTACTGCTGAGAAGCTTGGCATTAGATATGGAGATGTGATTGTCTCGTTTGACGGGCTGCGTGTCCAAACTCTACCTCAG TTGGAAGATTATCTTCTTTCACTTGGTTGGGGATTCTTGCAAGGAAACACTGATTCAAGCTCCACCGTGGATCTCAAG ATGCGCAGGGGGTGCTGGGAGTAG